A genome region from candidate division KSB1 bacterium includes the following:
- a CDS encoding beta-galactosidase small subunit: MIIGLPNAAGTFKLIYHVLGTGDIIVSNAFTPGSADLPLMPRVGVRFQLPAEYRNVEYYGTGPHENYRDRNSGSMVGVYSMPVDDFYFLYPSPQENGNRTDVRWLTLTNQDGLGLLIVGLPMMEATVSEYSLQELTRKQRGDLHVHQVQKEGGICVNIDHIQMGVGGDDSWGARPHTEYLVEPQEYNFQFRLRPLEMDDDPASLSNHEYILR, from the coding sequence GTGATTATCGGGCTGCCCAATGCTGCCGGAACCTTTAAACTGATTTATCATGTGCTCGGAACCGGTGATATTATTGTGAGCAATGCTTTCACTCCGGGCTCGGCTGATTTGCCGTTGATGCCCAGGGTTGGTGTCCGTTTTCAGTTGCCTGCGGAATATAGAAATGTTGAATATTACGGAACGGGTCCGCATGAAAATTACAGGGATCGAAATTCCGGGAGCATGGTCGGCGTTTATTCGATGCCGGTTGATGATTTTTATTTTTTATATCCCAGTCCGCAGGAGAATGGAAACCGCACCGATGTCAGGTGGCTGACATTGACAAATCAGGATGGCCTCGGTCTTTTAATTGTCGGGTTGCCCATGATGGAAGCCACCGTGTCCGAGTACTCGTTGCAGGAACTGACCCGCAAACAGCGCGGAGATTTGCATGTGCATCAAGTGCAAAAAGAAGGCGGAATTTGTGTGAACATTGACCATATACAAATGGGTGTCGGCGGTGATGACTCCTGGGGGGCGCGTCCGCATACAGAGTATTTGGTTGAACCGCAAGAGTACAATTTTCAGTTTAGATTGCGACCGTTGGAAATGGATGATGACCCCGCATCGCTCAGCAATCACGAGTATATTTTGCGGTAA